The Pseudomonas sp. MH9.2 genomic interval GTATGCCCTTTGACAAGAGAGGTACGGTGTCTATAACTGATCCTGACGTCAGAAAGGCTGAGCAATGACCTCAGCCTGAAGGAAACCAAGGGGCGCACAAATGCTTGTCAGGAAACGGCGCTGGGGCATTGCCATAGTCGCAGTCGGGGTAGTGTCTGCCTGCCTGGCTTTTGCTGTGAATCAGTACATTCGTGGTCCATCGCCTTTGACGCTGGGTGATGGGAAAAATGGCCCTTTGGATATGGTCTGGATTCCTCCCGGTGAATTCTTGATGGGGAGCGATCATAAGAAGGCGCGACCCAATGAGGGGCCTGCCCATAAGGTTCGACTCGATGGTTATTGGATTGACCGCAACGACGTTACCAACGCAGATTACGCCCGTTTTATTTCTGAAACACATTACGTGACCACTGCCGAACGCAAACCCAAATGGGATGATCTGAAAGTACAGCTATCACCTGGTACGCCAGAACCGGATGACAGCGTCATGGTGCCCGGGGCATTGGTTTTTGTGGGCGCAGACAGGCCAATCCCCCTGAATGATTTCAGCCAGTGGTGGGCGTTTGTCCAGGGGGCTGACTGGCGCCACCCGTCTGGCCCCGACAGTACAATCGAAGGCAAGGAAACCCATCCGGTCGTTCAGGTTTCACATGAGGATGCAGAGGCGTACGCAAAGTGGGCACACAAGCGCCTGTTGACCGAGGCTGAATGGGAATACGCCGCAAGAGGCGGGCTGGAACAAGCGGACTATGCATGGGGGAGTGATTTCACGCCGGGCGGCGAAAAGATGGCCAATACCTGGAATGAGGTACAACCGTTCCCTGTTACAGGGTCCCGCAATAAATTCAAGATTGGCACCCAGCCTGTAGGCAGTTACAGGCCCAACGCTTATGGGCTGTACGACATGTCAGGGAACGTTTGGCAGTGGATCGCCGATTGGTATCGCGCTGATGCGTTCAGAGTAGGGCTCAAGCTTCAGCCGGCTGGCGAAGTATCGTTTAACCCGATGGGTCCGCTCCAGAGTTATGACCCGGCACTCGGGGTAACAGCCAATGCACCGCAGCGTGTGATTCGCGGTGGATCTTTTCTTTGCAGTGACAGCTACTGCACGAGCTTTCGAACCAGCGCCAGGCAGGGGGCGGATCCGATGAATGCCATGTCGCACCTCGGGTTTCGCTTGGCGATGAGTAATGATCAATGGGGAAAAAGCCGCTGAATGCGATACGCAGGCGCGAAGAAGGTATAGCGGTTTATCAACGCGGTAGCGCCGCAACGACGTTCTGGCGGCTGGGGGAGGGCAGAGGGCAAACCGCGCAACACTTTGTTAGCGTGAAGACACGTTATGATGAGCCCGCCCGGCGCTGATCCTTCAAGTCACGGGCACG includes:
- a CDS encoding formylglycine-generating enzyme family protein, giving the protein MNQYIRGPSPLTLGDGKNGPLDMVWIPPGEFLMGSDHKKARPNEGPAHKVRLDGYWIDRNDVTNADYARFISETHYVTTAERKPKWDDLKVQLSPGTPEPDDSVMVPGALVFVGADRPIPLNDFSQWWAFVQGADWRHPSGPDSTIEGKETHPVVQVSHEDAEAYAKWAHKRLLTEAEWEYAARGGLEQADYAWGSDFTPGGEKMANTWNEVQPFPVTGSRNKFKIGTQPVGSYRPNAYGLYDMSGNVWQWIADWYRADAFRVGLKLQPAGEVSFNPMGPLQSYDPALGVTANAPQRVIRGGSFLCSDSYCTSFRTSARQGADPMNAMSHLGFRLAMSNDQWGKSR